The nucleotide sequence GGTTTTGTTCAGCTCAAAGGTCTCCTGATAGTCCAGGTTGGTGGAAGCCAGTGAAATGGTGAGGTTGACGCCCCCAATGTAGGAGAGGATGGCGTATTCGGCCAGGGCCTGGAGGGCTACGCATGTGTCCTGGGGGACAGAGGAGCGGGAACATCAAGGGGGACCCCAGCCAGAAACCATTTTCTAGGGAGATATGTCTAGATGCCAAAAGGTCTCCCTCTTCCCAGTCCAGATGGACAGAAGCCTCTCTTTGGTGCTGTCGGGGCCTCACCTGCGTGGAAGAGAAGCCCCCGAGGGCGTTTCTCTGCTGAGAGAGCCACTTGACCACGGGCAAAGCCGAGGCCACGTCCCCCAGGACTGTGTAGGTCAGCAGTGCATAAGCCGTCATCTCCACTTCAGCTGATACCACTGAAAGAGACAGCAGGCAGAGTGGGTGTTGGGCTGCTCCCAAAT is from Sceloporus undulatus isolate JIND9_A2432 ecotype Alabama unplaced genomic scaffold, SceUnd_v1.1 scaffold_31960, whole genome shotgun sequence and encodes:
- the LOC121918762 gene encoding C3 and PZP-like alpha-2-macroglobulin domain-containing protein 8, which gives rise to MTAYALLTYTVLGDVASALPVVKWLSQQRNALGGFSSTQDTCVALQALAEYAILSYIGGVNLTISLASTNLDYQETFELNKTNKKILQTTVWQRIASVGKVSSGARPSLEANLPPFAKDPK